GGTCTCAATGTAGATTCATATTATGATGTCAGCATTCATTATGATTAATTTCTAATTATTTCCCTTCTATTTTAAACCATTGAAATACTATGAAAAGAACAATCCTATTATCCGCTTTATTATTGTCTCAATTTGGGACATCACAATTATTAAAAACCTCCGGACAAAAAATCGTTAACGATAAAGGTGAAAATATTCAGTTGAGAGGCCTTGGTCTTGGCGGCTGGATGCTTCAGGAGGGCTATATGCTAAAAACAGCTGATTTTGCAGGACCTCAGTATAAAATCAAGGAAAAAATAACTGACCTGATTGGAGAAGAGGGAATGAATGAATTCTATAAAGCCTATCTGAAAAACGGAATTACAAAACAGGACATCGATTTTCTTGCAAAAGCGGGCTTCAATTCTATCAGGCTTCCGATGCATTATAATCTGTACACTCTTCCTATTGAAAAAGAACCTGTAAAAGGTAAAGACACATGGCTGGACGAGGGGTTTAAAATGACTGATGACCTGCTTCAATGGTGTGCAGATAATAAAATCTATCTGATACTGGATCTGCATGCAGCTCCGGGCGGTCAGGGAAACGATGCTAACATTTCGGACAATGATAAATCCAAACCATCACTTTGGGATAGTGAAGAGAACCAGAGAAAAACGATAGCACTCTGGAAAAAACTGGCAGAACGTTACAAAAACAGTCCGTGGATTGGAGGTTATGACCTGATCAACGAACCTAATATTAACTTCACAGGGAAGAATCCAAACGGAACTGATGAAATGTCCAATGCTCCTCTCTGGAAGCTTCAGAAAGATATTACAGCGGCCATTCGGGAAGTGGATAAGAAACACATTATTTTCATAGAAGGAAATGCCTGGGGAAATAATTATAACGGTTTACCGGCTATCTGGGATCATAATATGGCATTCAGTTTTCATAAATACTGGAATTATAATGACGATTCTACCCTGAAGTCTGTACTGGATCTAAGAGAAAAACACAATATACCGATTTGGCTTGGAGAAACCGGTGAAAATTCCAATGTCTGGTTCACTGAGCTGATCCAGCTATTGGATAAGCATAATATCGGCTATGCATTCTGGCCGATGAAAAAGATAGATAACATCGCAGGGATTGCGAATGTAAAAATAACCCCAGAATATGAGAAGCTGCTGGATTACTGGAAAAATGGCGGTGAGAAACCTTCGAAGGAATATGCAAGGAAGGCTTTGATGAAGATTGCAGACCATTATAAGCTTAATAACACGGAAATTAAAACCGATGTTATTGATGCCATGTTCAGACAGGTTACAGATGCCTCTACAAAGCCATTCAGAAATCATCAGGTTCCCGGAAGAGTATTTGCTTCGGAATATGACCTGGGAAGAATAGGTGCTGCCTATGAGGATAAAGACTTCATCAATCTCTGGGTAAGTGACCCGGCTAAAAGGTCAGAATGGAACTCCGGCCAGCAGATGAGAAATGATGGTGTAGACCTTTATAAATGTAATGACAAGGTAACTAATCATTATTATGTAGGCAAGACAGAATCCGGAGAATGGCTTCAATATACTGTCAACTCCAAAGCAGCCCAAAATTATACATTTGATATCAGATATGCTGCTGATAAGGATTCAAAAATAAGAATTGAAAAACCTTCAGGAGAATCATTAGCCTCTGTATTGCTGCCTTCCGGCGGAGGAAAAGAAAACTGGAAAACGTTTTCTGTAAAAAATATTCCTCTTCAGAAAGGAGAAAATAAAATCAGGATATTCTTTGAAAATGACGGGGTCAACCTGAATTATTTTGAAGTAAAGTAATAATAATTATCTTAAATTACAGTTCTCTTTCGAAGACCGGAAGAGAACTTTTTAATTTTAATATTATGAAAAAAACAGCACTTCTTTTTCTTCTGATCTCTGCATTCTCATTTGCTCAGACTTCGCTTTTGGAACAGAAAATAAATTCAATTCTTAAAAACAAAAAAGCAACAGTAGGCGTTTCTGTCCTGGGTTTTGAAAATGGTTTTAAATATGATCAAAATGCAGATAAAAAACTCCCGATGCAAAGTGTATTTAAATTTCACATTGCCGTTGCAGTTTTGAATGCTGTAGATCAGGGAAAACTATCTCTGGATCAGAAAATCAAATTGGATGAATCAAACTTGCTTGAGAACACATGGTCGCCACTTCATGATCAATATGCAGGAAAAAATGTTGAAATCCCATTAAGTGAGGTGATTGAATATACTGTTGCCCTAAGTGATAATAATGGTTGTGATATTCTTCTCAAGCTATTGGGTGGAACGCAGACTGTGCAGAAGTTTATGGATTCCAAGGGGATAAAAGGTTTTAAGATCAAATATAATGAAGAGGCTATGCATAAAGCCTGGAATGCTCAGTATGAAAACTATAGTACTACAAAATCAGCGGTTGATGTTCTTAAAAAATTCTATGACGGAAAATTATTATCTAGGAAATCTACAGATTATCTGATGAAAGTAATGTGGTCTACGTCAACGGGATTGAATAAAATGGTAGAACAACTTCCCAAAAACACTCCGGTGGCAAGAAAAACAGGATCTTCAGGCAAAAATAAGGAAGGTATAACCGGTGCAGAAAATGAAATTGCAATTGTTACTTTACCCAATGGAAAACATTACGCAATTGCTGTATTTGTAAGTAATTCTTCAGAATCTGAAACTGTAAACTGCAAAATAATTTCTGATATCTCCAGGACGGTATGGGAATATTTTAATAAGTAAAATATTAACCTTAATTTTAGCGCCTAGAATTGAGTCCATCATTTATGAAAAAAATAATAACGGCTGCTGCTGTGTTTTGTTTTGCACTTGTCTTTTCTCAGAAGAATCAAAACTATTTAGAGATCGGCTATGCAAGCATATGTTGTGGTCCGCCATCTGACCAGCCTGTCATGAGTTACCTGAAAGAGTTTAAGAAAAAAAACCAGATCAAGAGTCTGGAAATCCTGAAACAGAGCGGTTTAGGCAGAGAGGGTGAATTTGCTTTATATATAGGCACGGATTATCTTACAAAAAATCAAAAAAACCGTCTTATACGCGGGCTTATGGCTACTGTTTCAAACCAGAACCAAAATCAGAGCAACAACAAAAAGCAAAGCAATAAGGGGAATGTCAATTTTGATTCGGCTACTGTTGTCAATCAATCTGATCTCATGAATGCAAAAAATTTAACTATCTATAAAAAATAAAAGAAAAATGATCAAAAACATTGTAGTTATCGGAGCGGGAACTATGGGGAACGGTATTGCCCATACTTTCGCACAAAGCGGTTTTAAAGTAAATCTTGTAGATGTATCTCAGGACGCTTTAGATAAGGGTTTAAAAACCATCACTACCAATCTTGACAGAATCATTGCGAAAGGAAATCTTACGGAGGAGCAGAAAGCTGAAACTTTAGGAAACATCACTACTTTTACAGCACTTACTGATGCTGTAGGGTCTGCTGATCTTGTTGTAGAGGCGGCTACTGAAAATCTTGATCTTAAATTAAAGATCTTCGGGCAAATGGATGAACTGGCACCTGCAGATTGTATTCTTGCTACCAATACCTCTTCTATTTCTATCACTAAAATCGCTGCTGCAACAAAAAGAGCAGATAAAGTAATCGGAATGCACTTTATGAACCCTGTTCCTATCATGAAGCTTGTTGAAATCATCAAAGGATATTCTACTTCTAAAGAAACTTTTGCTTCGATCTATGAAATGAGCAAAACATTAGGTAAAGTTCCGGTAGAGGTTAATGATTATCCTGGTTTTGTGGCCAACAGAATCTTAATGCCAATGATCAATGAGTCTATTGAAACACTTTATAACGGAGTAGCGGGTGTAGAGGAAATTGATACGGTAATGAAATTAGGTATGGCTCATCCGATGGGACCGCTTCAGTTAGCAGATTTTATTGGCCTTGATGTATGTCTTGCCATCCTGAATGTAATGTATGACGGTTTCAAAAATCCTAAATATGCTCCGAATCCATTACTTGTAAATATGGTAATGGCTGGAAAACTGGGTGTTAAATCTGGTGAAGGCTTCTATGATTATTCAGAAAGCAAAAAAGCTGAAAAAGTTTCAAAAATGTTTTTGAAGTAATTTTAAATCAATAATTTTATTTATCTTTGAGAAAGTTAAAACATTAAAAAAATGAAATTACCAAAGTTTTTATTAGCAGATAATTCGGAGTTTCCAGAAGATCTATTCGTAGTTCATACAGAATATCCAAGATTTATCCTAAACGTTGAGGAAGAAGAAGTTGAGTGGTTAGATGATCTTGAAGGTGATGATGAAGAAACGATGGCAGACGAAGCTACGAAAGTAGTAGAAGCAGCATTCAAATGGTGCGACGAGGAGTTGGCTAAGTACGACGAGGAAGAGGAAGATTAATAATTACACTCTAAACATAAAAAAGGAACTCAATTGAGTTCCTTTTGTTTTTTATTCTGATTTATTGAATTTCAATAATAAAAGATTGTCTTTATATAACTCTAAGGTATTTCCGGTAATCACATATTTGTTTGCTTTTCCCATCATATCCATAAAATTCTGCTCTACTCCGATGTTATTACACATCATTTTTGTAGACCCCATCTGACCTGCAGAAAAACCTCCTGTGGAAGGATCTATTGATGCTGTTCCAAAATAGTTATTGCATCCTGCATTTCCTGTGATCTTTTCCCCTTCAATATTTAATGTTGGAATTTTCCCTTTTACATTGTCAGCCAATGTCCATTTTGTATTTACAAGAGCTGGCTGTGCTTTTCCTACCTTAGATGCAGACGGGCTGCTCATAGTTCCACATGAAGCCAATACTGCTGCTGTACATATACTTAAAAAAAGATTTTTCATTTTTTTCTTTTTGAATTAACCCAAATTTACGGAAATTATATTATTTAAACGGTCTGGAAAGAATTTTATTATCCTTTAACATCTGGTATTTATACTTTATTTTAAATACTATTATTCAATAGTAACATCCCTTTAGCCAACCTCTTTAAAAACAAAAAACGGACTCAAAAGAGTCCGTTTACTATGATAATAAATATTTGTTTACAATTAAGATCTCAATTCGGCATTGAATTCTTTCTGGAAAGACTTGATAAGGGAATCCATTACTTCGGTAATCTCTTTTTCTTCTAACGTCTTTTCTTCGTTTAACAGCTCAAAACTCATTGCATAAGACTTTTTGCCTTCAGGAAGATTCTTACCTTCATATACATCGAATAAATTGATGCTCTTAATGAATGGGGATTTGTTCTTTTTCGCAGTCTGATACAATTCCTGATAATTGATATTTTTGTCAATCAATAAAGCTAAATCTCTTCTGATTTTATTGAATTTCGGGATATCTCTGAATTTCAATTCATTTTTAGAACGGAGTTCCTGAGCATATTCCAGTTCTATCTCAGCATAGAAACAGTCCTGATCAATATCAAAGTCTTTCAATAGTGAAGAAGCTACTTTTCCGATTCTTACTAAAGCTTTTCCATCTGCTTCGTATACCAAAGCATCTGAAAATCTCTCATCAGATAAAGCCACTTCTTTATAATCTACAGCAAGTCTTTCCAATAAAACTTTTACATAAGCTTTAAGGTTGTAGAAACTTACAGCAGATTTTGGCTGAAGCCAGTTTTCAGCAACATCTCTTCCTGATACCAAAACAGCAAGCTGCTTTCTTTCTTCATATTTATCTTTTTTATGATAAATTTTCCCGAATTCAAAGAACTTGATATCCTGATTTTTTCTATTGATATTATATACCGTATTCTGAAGAAGTCCTTCTAATAAAGACTTTCTCATGAATGCCAAATCTCCGCTCAAAGGGTTTAACAGTTTTACAGCATCTGTTTCATCTTTTACAGAAGTTAATGAATTGTTCATTACTTCGTTGAAACCAAGACCTTGTAAAGCTCTTGCCCAGCTGTTTTCCAGTTCATCCTGATCGTTTGCGCTCAGTTTAACCGGTGTAAATGAGAATTTTTGAGGAGCATCTATTTTGTTATAGCCATAGATTCTTAAAATCTCTTCAATGACATCAATTTCTCTTGTTACATCTGCTCTGTAAGCAGGAACAGAGATTTCAAAACCATTAGGAATTTCATTTAAAACCTGAATTTCCAGTGCTTTTAAGATTTCTTTTACTTTTTCTCTGTGGATCTTTGTTCCTAAAATCTGCTCGATTTTTGAAAATCTGATAATCACATAGTTATCTTCAATTTTCTTAGGATATTCTTCCAGCAACTCTCCTATCAGTTTCCCTTCAGCAATTTCCTGAATCATTTTGATAGCATGAGTGATCGCTGTTCTTGTAAGATTCGGGTCAACTCCTCTTTCAAATCTGAAAGATGCGTCTGTATTCAGAGCGTGGGCTTTTGCTCCTTTTCTTACTGCAATAGGGTTAAAATATGCGCTTTCCAGAAATACTGTTTTTGTAGTTTCAGATACTCCTGAGTTTTCACCTCCAAAAACTCCTGCAATACACATTGGATTATTTTTACCATCTTTGATCATGATTTCAGAACCGTTCAGAGTTCTTTCCACACCATCCAGGGTTGTAAATTTCGTTCCAGGGTTTACTGTTCCGACTTTTACTTTTTTATCTGCAATTTTATCTGCATCAAATGCATGAAGAGGCTGTCCATATCCGTGAAGGATATAGTTGGTAATATCTACAACATTATTGATAGGGCTTAGTCCGATTGCTTTCAATCTGTCTTTCAGCCAGCTTGGAGATTCTGCAATTTTTACATTCTCAATGACAGCACCAATGTATCTTGGGCACAATTCTGCATCTTCAATTTCCAGTTTAAAATCGTGAGAACCTTCGTTATTTAAAACTTCAGATGCTACTTTATTAAACTGAGACTTCAGTTGATTGGTAGAAAGATAGGCATGCAAGTCTCTGGCAACCCCATAGTGAGACATTGCGTCTGTTCTGTTGGGTGTTAATCCAATTTCAAAAACCTCATCATTGGTAAGTTCAAAATAATCTGCAAAGTTCTTCCCTACTTCATATTTGCTTTCATCTAAAACCATGATTCCTCCATGATCTTCGCTAAGGCCAAGTTCATCTTCAGCGCAAATCATTCCCTGAGAGACCTCACTTCTGATTTTTGCTTCTTTAATTTCAAAAAAGTTTCCTGTTTTGTCATAGATTTTGGTTCCGACAACGGCTACAGGAACCGTCTGCCCCGCTTCTACATTAGGAGCTCCGCAAACAATGTTTAACACTTTTCCGTTTCCTATGTCTACTGTTGTCTTCTTCAGTTTATCAGCATTAGGATGTTTTTCGCAAGTTAAAACCTTACCTACAACAATTCCTTCCAGACTGCCTCTTACACTTTCAAATTTATCTATCCCTTCA
This genomic window from Chryseobacterium sp. MEBOG06 contains:
- a CDS encoding 3-hydroxybutyryl-CoA dehydrogenase codes for the protein MKNIVVIGAGTMGNGIAHTFAQSGFKVNLVDVSQDALDKGLKTITTNLDRIIAKGNLTEEQKAETLGNITTFTALTDAVGSADLVVEAATENLDLKLKIFGQMDELAPADCILATNTSSISITKIAAATKRADKVIGMHFMNPVPIMKLVEIIKGYSTSKETFASIYEMSKTLGKVPVEVNDYPGFVANRILMPMINESIETLYNGVAGVEEIDTVMKLGMAHPMGPLQLADFIGLDVCLAILNVMYDGFKNPKYAPNPLLVNMVMAGKLGVKSGEGFYDYSESKKAEKVSKMFLK
- the bla-A gene encoding CGA/CIA family class A beta-lactamase, with the translated sequence MKKTALLFLLISAFSFAQTSLLEQKINSILKNKKATVGVSVLGFENGFKYDQNADKKLPMQSVFKFHIAVAVLNAVDQGKLSLDQKIKLDESNLLENTWSPLHDQYAGKNVEIPLSEVIEYTVALSDNNGCDILLKLLGGTQTVQKFMDSKGIKGFKIKYNEEAMHKAWNAQYENYSTTKSAVDVLKKFYDGKLLSRKSTDYLMKVMWSTSTGLNKMVEQLPKNTPVARKTGSSGKNKEGITGAENEIAIVTLPNGKHYAIAVFVSNSSESETVNCKIISDISRTVWEYFNK
- a CDS encoding cellulase family glycosylhydrolase — protein: MKRTILLSALLLSQFGTSQLLKTSGQKIVNDKGENIQLRGLGLGGWMLQEGYMLKTADFAGPQYKIKEKITDLIGEEGMNEFYKAYLKNGITKQDIDFLAKAGFNSIRLPMHYNLYTLPIEKEPVKGKDTWLDEGFKMTDDLLQWCADNKIYLILDLHAAPGGQGNDANISDNDKSKPSLWDSEENQRKTIALWKKLAERYKNSPWIGGYDLINEPNINFTGKNPNGTDEMSNAPLWKLQKDITAAIREVDKKHIIFIEGNAWGNNYNGLPAIWDHNMAFSFHKYWNYNDDSTLKSVLDLREKHNIPIWLGETGENSNVWFTELIQLLDKHNIGYAFWPMKKIDNIAGIANVKITPEYEKLLDYWKNGGEKPSKEYARKALMKIADHYKLNNTEIKTDVIDAMFRQVTDASTKPFRNHQVPGRVFASEYDLGRIGAAYEDKDFINLWVSDPAKRSEWNSGQQMRNDGVDLYKCNDKVTNHYYVGKTESGEWLQYTVNSKAAQNYTFDIRYAADKDSKIRIEKPSGESLASVLLPSGGGKENWKTFSVKNIPLQKGENKIRIFFENDGVNLNYFEVK
- a CDS encoding META domain-containing protein; this encodes MKNLFLSICTAAVLASCGTMSSPSASKVGKAQPALVNTKWTLADNVKGKIPTLNIEGEKITGNAGCNNYFGTASIDPSTGGFSAGQMGSTKMMCNNIGVEQNFMDMMGKANKYVITGNTLELYKDNLLLLKFNKSE
- the pheT gene encoding phenylalanine--tRNA ligase subunit beta, with translation MKISNNWLKDFVKTELKTERIGEFLTDIGLEVEGIDKFESVRGSLEGIVVGKVLTCEKHPNADKLKKTTVDIGNGKVLNIVCGAPNVEAGQTVPVAVVGTKIYDKTGNFFEIKEAKIRSEVSQGMICAEDELGLSEDHGGIMVLDESKYEVGKNFADYFELTNDEVFEIGLTPNRTDAMSHYGVARDLHAYLSTNQLKSQFNKVASEVLNNEGSHDFKLEIEDAELCPRYIGAVIENVKIAESPSWLKDRLKAIGLSPINNVVDITNYILHGYGQPLHAFDADKIADKKVKVGTVNPGTKFTTLDGVERTLNGSEIMIKDGKNNPMCIAGVFGGENSGVSETTKTVFLESAYFNPIAVRKGAKAHALNTDASFRFERGVDPNLTRTAITHAIKMIQEIAEGKLIGELLEEYPKKIEDNYVIIRFSKIEQILGTKIHREKVKEILKALEIQVLNEIPNGFEISVPAYRADVTREIDVIEEILRIYGYNKIDAPQKFSFTPVKLSANDQDELENSWARALQGLGFNEVMNNSLTSVKDETDAVKLLNPLSGDLAFMRKSLLEGLLQNTVYNINRKNQDIKFFEFGKIYHKKDKYEERKQLAVLVSGRDVAENWLQPKSAVSFYNLKAYVKVLLERLAVDYKEVALSDERFSDALVYEADGKALVRIGKVASSLLKDFDIDQDCFYAEIELEYAQELRSKNELKFRDIPKFNKIRRDLALLIDKNINYQELYQTAKKNKSPFIKSINLFDVYEGKNLPEGKKSYAMSFELLNEEKTLEEKEITEVMDSLIKSFQKEFNAELRS